One segment of Panicum virgatum strain AP13 chromosome 3K, P.virgatum_v5, whole genome shotgun sequence DNA contains the following:
- the LOC120700381 gene encoding uncharacterized protein LOC120700381 — protein MVEGHVAVICAAVAALALAAAALGIVGEATGGKSKSFVRYDGATCVYRRTPAFGCGVAAAASLLTGQLVLSAAAGCWGRCRARAGGDVRRAGAVVASSLLSWFLAILAASAFLVGALRNQSGERRPRGDVSTYYRCTVLVAGVFAGGSFLAIAAAAVGIGSYVALEEAAGSCSCPPPVWRGEPRQGVAGGHAQVPA, from the exons ATGGTGGAGGGGCATGTAGCCGTGATCTGCGCCGCGGTGGCCGCGCTCGCCCTCGCCGCAGCCGCGCTGGGGATCGTCGGCGAGGCGACCGGCGGCAAGTCCAAG TCTTTTGTCAGGTACGACGGCGCCACCTGCGTGTACCGGAGGACGCCGGCGTTCGGgtgcggcgtcgcggcggcggcctcgctgCTGACCGGCCAGCTcgtcctctccgccgccgccggctgctgggGCCGCTGCAGGGCGCGCGCCGGAGGCGacgtccgccgcgccggcgccgtcgtcgcctcctCTCTGCTCTCCTG gtTTCTGGCGATCCTGGCGGCGAGCGCGTTCCTCGTCGGCGCCCTGAGGaaccagagcggggagcggcggccgagagGGGACGTCTCCACCTACTACCGGTGCACCGTGCTCGTCGCCGGGGTGTTCGCCGGCGGCTCGTTCCTCGCcatcgccgcggcggccgtcggGATCGGCTCCTACGTCGCcctcgaggaggcggcgggctcCTGTTCCTGTCCGCCGCCGGTGTGGCGTGGAGAGCCCCGGCAGGGCGTCGCGGGAGGGCATGCTCAGGTCCCAGCCTGA
- the LOC120697022 gene encoding disease resistance protein PIK6-NP-like: MADLTQGAVESLLSVLGKAIESETRLQKGVKGNIQFIKDEMDSMNGFLLHLNKSGNEHDDQQRAWMKQVREIAYVAQDCIELYNMYCTTPPRDGFWALANFARNYVHAYLQRRRFSTKIQELRDRVKDVGERRERYGVTVPAAGADGKGRRGGGGDDGEREKFLAALLAAGPSSSSLPLVSTLRRWVSPPDAPFDKAISLLPIALAADARRIRRGLLKHKAAAAAGADDTADVCMGMVLRALYAFRQGPAGDTRELRKLTAAADAADADLPKRALTFCYSELSTEEKGCLQYLAAFNREKSISRTSLVRRCAAERLVSDDKEKEQTVEQRAERCFEELLFRGFVSSGAAVGAAGKVKSCCISNGLVKEFIEDMCKQENFQGHGLPTHLQIQIKIRDAALPAHCGADDYYRQPQAPSSIMPAALAVAAGRHRDDAIDKMLRELRQLPNTYRLNVIDLGGCVGILNRSHLRRICKQAPTIKYLSLRNTDVDHLPHQLQGLRLLETLDIRQTNIHGSHTRNVFPSSLKHLLAGNIDSDVTVMMPANAREMANLEILSQVRVCWRRELRKIEYLPKLRKLGVVLVPGDEPAVKDLLRVICRLSGSLHSLSVRVSTPPINGRPTLEAPDSTLYPLPSNLVSLRIDGMRSSGMPSWVERLKKLSKITLCNTLLTDEKLDALAGLPALVCLRLRHRAYSGGELAFRKRPGGFPSLRFLRIEGVTVITELSFEENSAPALETIAWSSADPASTYDAVVAVPVTLTGVENLPKLKVVELTGLREQHPSALKQAMDKHPNHPHLHHPRYAS; this comes from the exons ATGGCTGACCTGACCCAAGGTGCTGTGGAGTCGCTGCTGAGCGTCCTGGGGAAGGCGATCGAGAGCGAGACGAGGCTGCAGAAAGGCGTCAAGGGCAACATCCAGTTCATCAAGGACGAGATGGACAGCATGAACGGCTTCCTCCTCCACCTCAACAAGTCGGGCAACGAGCACGACGACCAGCAGCGCGCGTGGATGAAGCAGGTCCGGGAGATCGCCTACGTCGCCCAGGACTGCATCGAGCTCTACAACATGTACTGCACCACCCCGCCCCGCGACGGCTTCTGGGCCCTCGCCAACTTCGCCCGCAACTACGTCCACGCCtacctgcagcgccgccgcttctcCACCAAGATCCAGGAGCTCCGGGACCGGGTCAAGGACGTCGGCGAGCGCCGGGAGCGCTACGGCGTCACCGTGCCGGCAGCGGGCGCCGACGGCaagggccggcgcggcggcggcggcgacgacggcgagagAGAAAAGTTCCTCGCCGcgttgctcgccgccggcccctcttcctcctctttgcCTCTCGTCTCCACTCTACGGAGATGGGTGTCTCCTCCTGACGCGCCATTCGACAAGGCCATCAGCTTGCTCCCGATTGCCCTCGCGGCCGACGCTCGCAGGATACGCAGAGGCCTCCTCAAGCacaaggcggcggccgcggccggtgcTGACGACACCGCCGACGTCTGCATGGGGATGGTCCTCCGTGCTCTCTACGCTTTCCGGCAAGGCCCCGCCGGGGACACGCGGGAGCTGCGGAAGCTCACGGcggccgcggacgccgccgaCGCGGACCTCCCCAAGCGAGCGCTGACCTTCTGCTACAGCGAGCTGTCCACGGAGGAGAAGGGCTGCCTGCAGTACCTGGCCGCCTTCAACCGCGAGAAGAGCATCAGCAGGACGAGCTTGGTCCGGCGGTGCGCCGCCGAGCGCCTCGTGAGCGACGACAAGGAGAAGGAACAGACCGTGGAGCAGCGCGCCGAGCGCTGCTTCGAGGAGCTCCTCTTCCGGGGCTTCgtctcctccggcgccgccgtcggcgccgccggcaaGGTGAAGAGCTGCTGCATCAGCAACGGACTGGTCAAGGAGTTCATCGAGGACATGTGCAAGCAGGAGAACTTCCAGGGGCACGGCTTGCCGACGCACCTTCAGATCCAGATCAAAATCCGCGACGCCGCGCTGCCGGCCCACTGTGGTGCTGACGATTATTATCGTCAGCCTCAGGCCCCATCATCCATCATGCCGGCAGCACTGGCAGTGGCAGCAGGCAGACACAGAGATGATGCCATCGACAAGATGCTGCGAGAGCTGAGGCAGCTCCCGAATACCTACCGGCTCAACGTGATAGATCTCGGAGGCTGCGTGGGGATACTGAACCGGAGCCACCTGAGGAGGATCTGCAAGCAGGCACCGACGATCAAGTACCTGAGCCTCCGGAACACGGATGTTGATCACCTGCCCCATCAACTCCAGGGGCTCCGGCTGCTGGAGACGCTGGACATCCGGCAAACCAACATCCATGGCTCCCACACCAGGAACGTCTTTCCGAGCAGCCTCAAGCATCTTCTTGCCGGTAACATCGACTCCGATGTCACCGTGATGATGCCTGCCAATGCCAGGGAAATGGCCAATCTGGAG ATACTGTCCCAAGTCCGAGTTTGTTGGCGCAGAGAGCTGAGGAAAATCGAGTACCTCCCAAAGCTACGGAAGCTTGGCGTTGTGCTGGTCCCAGGGGACGAGCCCGCCGTCAAGGATTTGCTCCGGGTGATCTGCAGGCTGAGCGGAAGCCTGCACTCTCTGTCAGTGAGGGTGTCAACTCCACCCATCAATGGCAGACCGACCCTGGAGGCCCCGGACAGCACCTTGTACCCGCTCCCCTCGAACCTGGTGAGCCTGAGGATCGACGGCATGAGGAGCTCCGGGATGCCCAGCTGGGTGGAGCGGCTCAAGAAGCTGAGCAAGATCACGCTGTGCAACACCCTGCTGACGGACGAGAAGCTGGACGCCCTCGCCGGCCTCCCGGCCCTGGTCTGCCTCCGGCTCCGCCACAGGGCGtacagcggcggcgagctcgccttCAGGAAGCGGCCAGGCGGGTTCCCGTCCCTCAGGTTCCTCCGGATCGAGGGCGTCACCGTCATCACCGAGCTCAGCTTCGAGGAGAACTCCGCGCCGGCGCTCGAGACGATCGCCTGGTCCTCGGCGGACCCCGCCAGTACCTacgacgccgtcgtcgccgtcccGGTTACCCTGACCGGGGTTGAAAACCTTCCCAAGTTGAAGGTGGTGGAGCTCACAGGCCTGCGCGAGCAGCATCCTTCGGCCTTGAAGCAGGCCATGGATAAACATCCAAACCACCCACATCTCCATCATCCCCGCTACGCTAGCTAA
- the LOC120700380 gene encoding myricetin 3-O-rhamnoside 1,2-glucosyltransferase UGT709G2-like, with protein MAVAAVHVLVFPWPLQGHINTFVPFSKALVDSGVHVTVLHTDHNLRRVRCTAATPRLRYLSILDGLPDDHPRSVGDIFTLMETMSTAGSAAYRALLLSLLSPGSGGEFPLVTCVVADGIKLFAIDIAEELSVPVLAFRTASANSFSARLLELGETPLPVDDPVHGVPGMEGVLRRRDLPRLAPVADGHPTESAVAAGVLPTKNIMCETN; from the exons ATGGCTGTGGCTGCGGTGCACGTGCTTGTGTTCCCATGGCCTCTGCAGGGGCACATCAACACGTTCGTGCCATTCAGCAAGGCCCTCGTGGACTCCGGCGTGCACGTCACCGTCTTGCACACCGACCACAACCTCCGCCGGGTCCGATGCACGGCGGCGACGCCACGCCTCCGCTACCTGTCGATCCTGGACGGCCTCCCCGACGACCACCCCCGCTCGGTGGGCGACATCTTCACGCTCATGGAGACCATGTCGACGGCGGGCAGCGCCGCCTACCGCGCGCTGCTCCTCTCCCTGCTATcacccggcagcggcggcgagttcCCACTGGTGACGTGCGTCGTGGCCGACGGCATCAAGCTGTTCGCCATCGACATCGCCGAGGAGCTCAGCGTCCCGGTGCTCGCCTTCCGCACGGCCAGCGCGAACAGCTTCTCGGCGAGGCTGCTGGAGCTGGGCGAGACGCCGCTCCCCGTGGACGACCCCGTGCACGGCGTGCCCGGGATGGAGGGTGtcctgcggcggcgggaccTTCCACGCCTCGCCCCCGTCGCCGACGGCCATCCCACCGAgagcgcggtggcggccggcgtgtTGCCAAcgaaaaatatcat gtgtgaaACAAATTGA
- the LOC120697023 gene encoding tropomyosin-1, isoforms 33/34-like: MERKGGCCLAPRYGAAAGGQQQQQPAGAAWQMGRIMLKFRPIAPKPAAMAPVPTPAPVLAAGAGAGRGKRKAVGAGGRRGRKSRRAATVAPVVAAPAAAGDCRKHKDCDKEKSLSSRSSSSSGMTSVDSPPPPQQARPPATLPLMPVSPVEEKPAVAAATGEPAPVVVSMAPAPAAGAQPVPPRLALRPAAAASSWVTVEEVTATWRDGEEAPSSAAADAPAFVSDQWGRVTWTNAAFARAVSADGDEAPAVGLAGALPAWGTCAGFTCRVRVVRHASSATPRRGCGGGSSVVAPCDVWRLEAGGCYLWRLDLQAALTLGGLP, encoded by the coding sequence ATGGAGAGGAAGGGAGGGTGCTGCCTCGCGCCGAggtacggcgccgccgcgggtgggcagcagcagcagcagccggcgggCGCCGCGTGGCAGATGGGGAGGATCATGCTCAAGTTCAGGCCGATTGCACCcaagccggcggccatggcgcccgtCCCGACCCCGGCGCCGGTGCTGGCGGCGGGTGCGGGGGCGGGGAGGGGGAAGCGGAAGGCCGTGGGCGCtggggggaggagggggcggaagTCCAGGAGGGCGGCGACCGTCGCGCCGGTGGTCgctgctcctgcggcggcgggggactGCAGGAAGCACAAGGATTGCGACAAGGAGAAGTCGCTGTCGTCGcggtcctcgtcctcgtcgggGATGACGTCCGTGGactcgcctccgcctccgcagcaggCACGTCCGCCGGCGACGCTGCCGCTCATGCCCGTGTCGCCGGTGGAGGAGAAGCCTGCCGTTGCTGCTGCGACCGGGGAGCCGGCCCCGGTGGTGGTGTCTATggcgcccgcccccgccgcgggagcacaGCCGGTGCCTCCGCGGCTGGCGCTCCGTCCCGCTGCGGCGGCTTCCTCCTGGGTGACGGTGGAGGAGGTGACCGCGACGtggcgcgacggcgaggaggcgccgtcctccgcggccgccgacgccccGGCGTTCGTGTCGGACCAGTGGGGCCGCGTGACGTGGACGAACGCCGCGTTCGCCCGGGCCGTGTCCGCGGACGGCGATgaggcgccggcggtggggctcgccggcgcgctcccggcgtggGGCACCTGCGCGGGGTTCACGTGCCGGGTGCGCGTCGTCCGGCACGCGAGCAGTGCCACCCCGcgccgcggctgcggcggcggctcctccgtGGTGGCGCCCTGCGACGTGTGGCGGCTGGAAGCCGGCGGCTGCTACCTCTGGCGCCTGGACCTGCAGGCGGCGCTCACCCTCGGCGGCCTCCcgtga
- the LOC120700379 gene encoding probable carboxylesterase 15, protein MLSSIVPSHEPPVRQPSSLATTAAPYVVEDCLGLLQVLSDGTVLRFPPPPFPAGDACDDGRVEWRDAVYDADNNLGVRMYRPNNKGAEAAAEHKTTTKLPVLVYFPGGGFCFGSYSYPKNHALCLRMAAELPAVVCSFDHRLAPEHRLPAAFEDAEAALLWLPGQVLRDPWLAGRADPRRVFVSGTSSGACVAHQMAVRFGTAGLHPKMKVAGYILLMPYFLSEEPTPSELSTPATALLSRERSDRYVRLAMPAGWSKDHPLVNPFGPYSPSLAAADVGRVLVVAAERDLVRDKNLEYAERMKAMGKDVRLAVFQGQEHAFCAIKPLSAAADEVIRLIKRFIHDECNGC, encoded by the coding sequence ATGTTGTCCTCCATTGTCCCCTCTCATGAACCTCCTGTCAGGCAACCCTCCTCGCTTGCCACTACTGCGGCTCCCTACGTGGTGGAGGACTGCCTCGGCTTGCTACAGGTGCTCAGCGACGGCACCGTCCTCcgcttcccgccgccgcctttccCCGCCGGCGACGCCTGCGACGACGGCCGGGTGGAGTGGCGGGACGCCGTGTACGACGCCGACAACAACCTCGGCGTGCGAATGTACCGGCCTAATAATaagggggcggaggcggcggcggagcacaaGACGACGACGAAGCTGCCCGTGCTCGTGTACTTCCCCGGCGGGGGCTTCTGCTTCGGCTCCTACTCCTACCCCAAGAACCACGCCCTGTGCCTCCGCATGGCCGCCGAGCTCCCCGCCGTGGTGTGCTCCTTCGACCACCGCCTCGCGCCGGAgcaccgcctccccgccgccttcGAGGACGCCGAGGCCGCGCTCCTCTGGCTGCCCGGCCAGGTCCTCCGCGACCCGTGGCTCGCCGGCAGGGCCGACCCGCGCCGGGTGTTCGTGTCCGGCACGTCCTCCGGCGCCTGCGTCGCGCACCAGATGGCGGTCCGGTTCGGCACCGCGGGGCTCCACCCAAAGATGAAGGTCGCCGGGTACATCCTCCTGATGCCCTACTTCCTGTCGGAGGAGCCGACCCCGTCGGAGCTGAGCACGCCGGCGACCGCCCTGCTGAGCCGGGAGCGGAGCGACAGGTACGTCCGCCTGGCGATGCCGGCGGGGTGGAGCAAGGATCACCCGCTGGTGAACCCGTTCGGGCCGTACAGCCCGAGCCTGGCGGCGGCCGACGTCGGGCGCGTGCTCGTCGTCGCGGCGGAGCGCGACCTGGTGAGGGACAAGAACCTCGAGTACGCTGAGAGGATGAAGGCGATGGGGAAGGACGTGCGGCTGGCCGTGTTCCAAGGGCAGGAGCACGCCTTCTGCGCAATCAAACCACTCTCGGCGGCCGCGGATGAGGTGATACGCCTCATCAAACGCTTCATTCATGATGAGTGCAATGGGTGCTGA